ttatttatttaattgcCTTCACACCAATGACAGGTTTGTATAATTAAGTGTTGTTTTTCCAAAGTGCAATTGCCACAAAGTTTACCATAATAGATTACTACTGGGTTTAGTTAAATATTTAGCCGAAACTATCAGCATTTGGTACCATGCAGTCATGTTATCTTCTCTTTTCATTTATGTTTTGCcgataaaattgtttaaaaaatgacaCCATTTGACTGTTGAATGACTGTGCTGCATTTTGACCACTaggtaaaattttttagtttacaTTTCGGTAATCTATGCACTCATATTTCCAAAACCATAAActtaaaaactaacaaattGTCTTTATCCAAATTTAAGTTGAGGTTTTAAAAGTCCAATCTAGAAATTCTGGTGATGACCACCAGTTTTGTTAAGATTGAAACTGATCAAAAGTTATGCACATATTTGTGTTGGTCATCAACGCAAATACAGCCTAGTGATGAAAATATAGAAACAGTGATAAATTGCTTACCCAACTTATCCAAAGTTGATGtcattttctcaaaattaAAGTGGCAAAACCTTAATACAGAGATATGcatacagtactgtatattataGAGTTTAATTCATGTGGTTCCGTGGTTTCAATTATAATGTTCAACTGACCCTATTAGTATAAACATTGCGAAACTGTTATGCATTTGGGTATGAAGTTAACATATCAATGAGCTAAATATCTGTAACTGCTGGTTTTGTATATGTTAGTACAATTGTctttttttagcaaaaactACAAATTGAACTAAAATTACAGGGAACAAATTGAAGTCACCTGTTTTATCTTAAATTCTCTCCTTCCTATCGTTGATCCCTTAGAAGTTTTAATGCAGCTCTCACAATCCATTCAAAATGGTCTAACACACCAAAGCGATGTTGTACGACATCTTGCACTCAAAGAAGTGAGACTTACATATTCATGATTgtcaattaaacttttttgcacTGCTCCATATGTTCCATGTTTATCCTGTTCCAGTAAATTTTTGTGACAGTATTCTTTGTTACCTTGTTTTTCTTATTGGTAGTTCTCTAATGTGAATGTTGTGTATCACAAGTCGTAGCTTGCTGTGATTTTTAATAAAGGACTATTATCAACTAAGCttaattatttgttttcacaaaaccCGATTTCAGCTCGGAAGAATAATAACAACAGTAGAAGGTGCCGGTGCGCTCAGTGAGTCCTCTGAGGTCATCAGACAAACCGTGAAACTAATTGCAGACGAGGACATGTCAGTTGCATCGGCTGCTGTAAATTTCCTCTCTGATTATGGATGCACTTCACCAAACATTGCTAGAACCTTGTTATCCCATGACCCAGAATCAAGCCTAGAGACGTTGAAAGCAGTTATGAGTAAAAGTGATGCAATTCGATATCGAGTATTTGAGGTATCTACTTTCAAATACTAAGGTGTCCGTGAAGGTACATATTGTAAATGCATGTTATTGAATACATGTAACTGGTTGATAACTTGagtgtttttaacttttcagGTTGTGTGTAACATACAGTCAGAATCACAGGAAATGTTAGATCTTTGCATTGATTCAGGAATCATCTCGCACCTCGTGAAGGAGTTATCAGGTGCGTCTATCAAGCTGCTTAAACTTAtatgacaaatcataattacTTGTTTCTGTTCTATGCAGATGACGATGTGCTGCTTAGAGTGACATGTTGCGCAATGTTAGCTGACATGGCATCTTCCCAGCACAGTTTAAATTACCTTGAACAAGCGGGAGTAGTCTCAAAGATGGtggaaatgttaaaaaattctCACTTAGAGCCATTTTCTGATCTATACATTCCAGGTAGACAATTTAAAGATGATTGGGTTTTAAGAATTGCAATAATTAAAGTAATACATATCTGGGATATTTCTTAATTTGAGCATTCTAGAGTGATGATTGGAAAAGAATTTGTCGGTATGGAGTAGAAAAAGTTCATTCTCAACGTTGTGTGTAAACTGATGTCTCGAAAATTACAGGtgttataaagttttttggAAACCTGTGCATGTACAGTGGGCCGCAACAAGTCGTTGACATGTATCCTGGATTTTGTGATACGCTCTTTAACATCTTTGATAGCAATGAACCCAGCAATAAACAGGTTGCTATTGAAACTATTGGTGTGATTGGAATATTCGATGAAGGCAAATTAATTTTGGCTGATCAAGGTATGAGAATAATAATGAGATCTCTGCATTTTAGTAGCgctaactttaaattttttttgttattacaaAGGTCAGAAATGCGTGTCGTTCGTCAAAGAAATTTGTCGTATAATGTCGTCCGGTGCACAAGATATGAGACTGCGTGCTGTTAATGTGATGGGCCAGCTGCTGGACCACAGGCAGGTGtgtttttgtgtattttatttattatcatcCTCAGGACTCCTGTCTTTTAATAAGTGGATTAGTGCAATGGCTGTAACGTATAATTTGATACAACAATTCATAGTTTGAAAACCGATCCGATGAAGTCTTGTTCCCTCATTGGATAACTCAAATAACTCTATGGGCCTTGTCAGCCTGGAGTAAATGAACGATTATAACATTAATCAGATCAGGGTAGTTTCCACACATTTCATACACTTAATGTGAATATACGGTGGAGCCTGGGCCTAGGTTGATTCATTTAAGTCTGATTCTCACTTAAGGACATTTTCTTGGTGTCCCCAGAAAACCGTTTAATTTCATATTTAACACAACACCATATAACGTTTTCCTTTCACCACATGAtgttaataaaaactttactcaCCAATGCATTCTattagtttttttcttttttgtcataaTCTTGCAAGCATTATATACAATATGCAGCATGGATCCATTCTAGGAGCTAATTTTGTTAAGTGGGTATACTAAAACCAGCAGGGATTCTACAATTGTCATGGTGGCAATAAAGGGGTCCACCAATACAAAAAGGTTGAGAATCGGGGatgtaaatattatttaaatatCTCAAATATCTCAACCTTATtcactaaatatttttaataaaatattccaACGTGTATTTACTAACTATACTTACGAACTGGCCTAATATAGTTTTTTGTGTCGTTTAGGTAAATCCTGAAAAAGTGGATGCAGTTCTTCCCATTACTCTTTCCTGGTATAAATTGATATCAAGCAATCCGATGGATGCAATATTGTCTCTTTGTAAACAACCCTTTTTGGCAATAAGATGTTCTGGCTTCCATTTGGtaagattttatttgttaattttacaaaCCAACACCGGTTGTCAAAAGTGGTTGACAATTAAGAGATGTTTAATGTTAATGTCACCTTAATATGATATTtgttacttacttacttatgAAAGTTATGATACTTAAAAAGCATCATGTCCAAGTACAAATATATCGACTGTATTGCTGTATCTGTATAGTAATTATTAAGATCCTAAAAGGTATTCATGTTATTTATGCGAAATTTGTCGAGTATTTTGCACCTAGCACGTTGCCGACTTAACTCTTGCGCTAAGACTAAAAATGTCATTGCCATAAAAAACCACTTACGCATGTGTGCAGTTAAATACGATCGCCGGGTGTAGCTGGGGAATCGAAGCGATGTCTGGCTTTCCGACCATGACCGAGTATTTGTTGGATCGATCGACTGAGTCGGATAAAGCAAGCAAGGAAGCGAAATACGAAGTCGTCCAAACTCTTGTCCAATCACCTCGTTTCGCTCACGTATTTggaaatcaaaattatttaaaattccGCCAATTTGTCAAAGAAGGACCATTTTACGTCGAATCCGAGTTATCAACCGCCATCGAGGAAGCTTAAATGTTTTTCGGTAAATTTTTAAAGTCGTGCAAGTTTCTTCTAGATTAAAAATTTGTCGTAATAAAAGTTACCTGCCTTAATAACTGGTGTTTGCTTGTTACAATTTTGTGTGTGCTGCCCATTTTTAGTCTATGTACTTTGTAAAGCCGGCAGTTCGTTTCAATGACCGCTAGGTAGCAGTGTTGGAGCGCTAATTGAAAAATTCGTTTCGGAAGCAACCGTCGGCATCGGGTTACAACAAAGCGGAGTATGTTGTATCGCTCTCTGTGTTAAGTGTCGTTTGAATTAGTGTTGAATGGTTGTATAGAAAAAGCGGGCTCGTAAAGAATTCAAG
Above is a window of Clavelina lepadiformis chromosome 8, kaClaLepa1.1, whole genome shotgun sequence DNA encoding:
- the LOC143469155 gene encoding 26S proteasome non-ATPase regulatory subunit 5-like → MDLPLATLIERLRVDEDTLPTLLQVKAFVVAATSSAIKNVVKASHLHYLFNCLHTNDREQIEVTCFILNSLLPIVDPLEVLMQLSQSIQNGLTHQSDVVRHLALKELGRIITTVEGAGALSESSEVIRQTVKLIADEDMSVASAAVNFLSDYGCTSPNIARTLLSHDPESSLETLKAVMSKSDAIRYRVFEVVCNIQSESQEMLDLCIDSGIISHLVKELSDDDVLLRVTCCAMLADMASSQHSLNYLEQAGVVSKMVEMLKNSHLEPFSDLYIPGVIKFFGNLCMYSGPQQVVDMYPGFCDTLFNIFDSNEPSNKQVAIETIGVIGIFDEGKLILADQGQKCVSFVKEICRIMSSGAQDMRLRAVNVMGQLLDHRQVNPEKVDAVLPITLSWYKLISSNPMDAILSLCKQPFLAIRCSGFHLLNTIAGCSWGIEAMSGFPTMTEYLLDRSTESDKASKEAKYEVVQTLVQSPRFAHVFGNQNYLKFRQFVKEGPFYVESELSTAIEEA